The nucleotide sequence ACCAATTGTAATGCCGTGATAGCTATTCCAGCGTGAAATGATTTTATGCTTTTTGTATAACCCTTTTTCTTGCCAATGCTGAATCGCTATTTTCATTGCTGTTTCAGTTGCTTCAGAACCGCTGTTCACAAAAAAAGACCAATACTTGTCGTTTCCCGGAGCTAAATGACTTAACCGGGCAGCTAACAGCTCTGCCGCTTCTGAAGTAAACTGCGACCGATAGACGAATGATATTTTTTTCGTCTGCTCCGCAACGGCTGCAATCATTTCCGGCACCGCATGACCGATACTTGCCGTAACAGCACCAGATGACCCGTCTATATATGCTTTTCCAGTGTTATCATAAATGTAAATTCCTTTTCCATATGCAGCTACTGGATAATTTTTGTCAATTACAGGCTTTATTAAATGTGTATGATGCACAATGACACCTCCTAGGCTAAAACTGCTTTACTTACAGAATTATATGAATTTTGTTTCATCTTATTGTAAAAAGCAGCAATTTACTATTCGACGCACGACTAAAATAAAAGCCGTTCTTTTATACATTGTGTATAAAAGAGTGATTTGGTATAAAAAGACACTCCCTTGTTTTTATAATCAAAAAAAGAGAGTGTTTAAAAACTAAACTTTATTCTACTGCTTTCAAAAATGAACGAAGTCTCGGGTTATCCGTTTGGCGAAAGATTTCTTTAGGGTGTCCTTCTACAGCTATTTTTCCTTCTTCCATAAAGCAAATACGGTCTGCAACCTCTCTTGCAAACCCCATTTCATGTGTCACACAAATCATTGTCATGCCCTCTCTTGCCAGCTCTTTCATGACACTAAGAACCTCTGAAACTAACTCTGGATCTAAGGCAGAAGTGGGTTCATCAAAAAGCATCACCTGAGGTTTCATCGCAAGAGCTCTAGCAATTGCAACACGTTGTTGTTGCCCACCCGAAAGCATTTGTGGATATTCATTAGCCTTCTCTACCATTCCAACCTTATCCAATAATTGCATTGCAAATTCCTTTACTTCTTCTTTATCTCTTTTTGCTACAAATACAGGTGCTGTTGTAAGGTTATTTATAACAGACATATGAGGAAATAAATTAAACTGCTGAAACACCATTCCAATATTTTGACGAACCTGATTTAAATCTGTTTTTTTAGAATTTATTTGAGTGTCATTTAAAAATATTTCTCCTCCATTTGGATTTTCCAAATGATTTATACAACGTAAAAGGGTGCTTTTTCCCGAACCACTCGACCCGATGATAACAACTACTTCACCTTTATTAACTTCCAAGGAGACATCGCTCAAAACTTCTAGGTCTCCAAATTTCTTATTCAAGTTATTTATTCTCACTAACGGTTGTCCTATCTGCCTCAAGCTGCACTCCTCCTTTGACCAACTGATAATTTTTTCTCTGTATATTTTACAAGCTTGGAAAGTGAATATGTCATCACGAAATAAATTAAAGATGTAACAATAAAAAATTCTAAGAATGCAAAGTTCACACTAGCAAACCTAGCAGTACTATGCATTAATTCATTTGCAGTAATAACCGAACATAATGAAGAGTTTTTTAATGTAATGATAAATTGATTACCTAGTGGTGGTAAGCTAACTCGCATAGCTTGCGGTAAGATAACTTTTCGCATTGCCATTAGTGGACTCATACCGAGAGAACGTGCTGCTTCCATTTGACCAAACGGAATAGACTCAATACTTCCACGAAATATTTCTGATACATACGATCCACCATAAAAACCCAAACCAATAACTGATGCCGTGAAAGCATCTAATTTCAACCCTAATTGCGGAAGTGCATAGTAAACTAAATAAAGTTGTACTAGAAGTGGTACTCCTCTTATAAATGAGATATAGGCATCAGAGATCATTTGAAGCCCTTTATACTTTGAAATTTTCATCATTGCTGAGAACATGCCGATAACAATGGAAAATAATATGGCTAATGCAGAAATTTCTATTGTTAGCAATGATGCTTTTAAAAGAAAAGGTATATATTGTGTAACAAGCGAAAAATCAAAACTCATGCTGTCCCTCCATTTAATCTCCCAACCCTAGAGCTGGGAGAATTAGTTATTTTATCGAATGTCCATTCCGAACCATTTTTCACTAATTTCAGTGTATGTTCCATCTTCTTGCATTTCTTTAATAATGCTTTGAATCTCTTTTTCTAATTCATTACTTTCTTTACGAAGAGCAACACCACATTCATCTACAAATAAGTGGTCACCTACAATTTCAAATGGATAGTTCTTCTTTTTAATACCGTAAGCTGAAAGCAACTTATCTGAAATAACGGCATCGATTCTCCCATTAATCATATCCGTAAACGCTTCCACACTTGATTTATAAGTTTTTACTTCTGAACCAATTTCTCGAGCCTTTTCTTCGTAAGTTGTTCCTAAGCCTACGCCAACCGTTTTCCCTTTTAGATCTTCTTTTCCTTTAATTGATGAATCCTCTGGCACAATAATTGCTGCTCCAGATGTATAATATTGAACAAAATCTGCTTTTTGTTGTCTTTCAGGCGTGATAGACATACTTCCAAGAATAATATCGTATTTTTCTGTCAGCAAACCTGTAATAATTGCATCCCAATCCGTTGTAACTGGTTCCATTTCGACACCTAATCTTTTTGCAATTTCCTTAGCAATATCTACATCAAAACCTACTAGCTCATTTTCTTCATTTATGTAGTTGAAAGGTGGATACTTGCCTCCCATTGCTACAGTAATCTTTCCGCGTTCCTTAATCTCATCTAATAATGTACTGTCCTCTCCTTGAGCCTCACTCGGAGCACTCGTTTCTTCGCTTCCACAAGCAGCTAACACCAATAATAGCAACATTGAGAAAATCGTTAATAATTTTTTCAATATTTTTCCCTCCAAATTTTAGATTGATTTAAGTGTAGAAAATTCAGACAAATTAAACTATCACCATTTTTCTAAAATGATAGAACTAAATTCATACAAATGGATAATTATTTTAATAGCCTTTTTCTACATATTGCTTAATTTCTTGAGCTGATAAATGATTAATCCCCATATCTGTCAGTTTTCTCCCTGAGTTAAAATAGTTTTCCCCGATAAGTGCAGATGCTAAATTACTAAAAGAACGCATTAAATTTGCTGACACATTAAATTTTTCA is from Bacillus tianshenii and encodes:
- a CDS encoding amino acid ABC transporter ATP-binding protein codes for the protein MRQIGQPLVRINNLNKKFGDLEVLSDVSLEVNKGEVVVIIGSSGSGKSTLLRCINHLENPNGGEIFLNDTQINSKKTDLNQVRQNIGMVFQQFNLFPHMSVINNLTTAPVFVAKRDKEEVKEFAMQLLDKVGMVEKANEYPQMLSGGQQQRVAIARALAMKPQVMLFDEPTSALDPELVSEVLSVMKELAREGMTMICVTHEMGFAREVADRICFMEEGKIAVEGHPKEIFRQTDNPRLRSFLKAVE
- a CDS encoding amino acid ABC transporter permease, with amino-acid sequence MSFDFSLVTQYIPFLLKASLLTIEISALAILFSIVIGMFSAMMKISKYKGLQMISDAYISFIRGVPLLVQLYLVYYALPQLGLKLDAFTASVIGLGFYGGSYVSEIFRGSIESIPFGQMEAARSLGMSPLMAMRKVILPQAMRVSLPPLGNQFIITLKNSSLCSVITANELMHSTARFASVNFAFLEFFIVTSLIYFVMTYSLSKLVKYTEKKLSVGQRRSAA
- a CDS encoding ABC transporter substrate-binding protein — protein: MKKLLTIFSMLLLLVLAACGSEETSAPSEAQGEDSTLLDEIKERGKITVAMGGKYPPFNYINEENELVGFDVDIAKEIAKRLGVEMEPVTTDWDAIITGLLTEKYDIILGSMSITPERQQKADFVQYYTSGAAIIVPEDSSIKGKEDLKGKTVGVGLGTTYEEKAREIGSEVKTYKSSVEAFTDMINGRIDAVISDKLLSAYGIKKKNYPFEIVGDHLFVDECGVALRKESNELEKEIQSIIKEMQEDGTYTEISEKWFGMDIR